Within Aneurinibacillus sp. REN35, the genomic segment GCGGCACGCTTCATCCGCATCCGGTATATTCCCATTATATCCAGGAACCACCGGCACGCCTGCCGCTATCATCTTGCTGCGGGCGCGGATTTTATCTCCCATATCCTCCATCACTTCTGGTTTTGGACCGATGAAAACAATGCCCTCTTCCGCACAGCGTCTAGCAAAACGACCGTTCTCAGACAGCAGCCCGTATCCCGGATGAATGGCATCAGCTCCATGTTCTTTAGCAGCTGCAAGGATCGCTTCCATATTCAAATAGCTTTGTGCAACCGGTGGCGGCCCAATAAGTTGTGCCACATCCGCTTCCCGCACAAAAGGCATGGAGGCATCCGCTTCCGAGTGGACGGCAATCGTGCGGATTCCTTTCGCTTTGCATGTTCGTATGATTCGACGGGCGATTTCCCCCCGATTCGCAATAAGAACCGTGTTAATCTCCATTTGTTCACCCTCTCATGCGCAATATGTAAAAATAAGTCACTGTATGTTGTTTTCTACACACGTCTGCAAATCCCTTTTTACTTTCGAAATTTTTTTAATTCACCTGCACAAAAAAAGACAGAATAGATGGCATCCGCAATTCGCCTCTATTCTGTCTTTGTACGATTGTCTTATCTAAAATCTACACGTTCAAGGTTGCCATTCGCATCCATTTTGAAACGATGCTTCATATCAACTTCTTCTTCGTTGCCGAGAAATGCCATCTTACGCGCGCGGTCCATAATTTGAATGAGCGCTTTATAATCGTCATTGACGATTTGATAGTCCGATTTCATCAAAGAGAGTTCTTCTCTGAGGCTCTCATTCTCCGCACGCAGCACCTCTAGCTCCGCACGACTTTCTTCCGCCTCTCTCTCTAGCTGCTTGACACGCTTAAACGTATCCTTCTGCCCGCGCAAAAAGCGGATAACCGTATCAAGCGAAAGTTCTTCCTGCAATTCTCTCTCCCGCGATGTACCGATAACCTCTTCTGTAATCTCAGAAGCTTGGTCTGCTAGACTTCTCTCCTCCACCAATGTAAGAGGAGCCGTACTTTTTAGCTTTCGCTTCGCTTTTTTCCGCTCCTGGCGGTGCGCCTTCGCAATCTGAATCGCATCCTCATACCGCTTACGCACCGCACTATTCCAACGAAAACCGCATGCTGCGGCTGTTCTGCTAAGCTTCTCGCCCACTTCTTCAAATGCGCATAATTGCGTGCTGCCTTCGCGAATGTGACGCAGCGTTACTTCGGCCAGCAACAGATCATCATCCGCCGACCATGCATCTTGGCGTGTAGCCGTCATATTCGAATCCCTCCGTTTATTTCGCAATTGCCTTGTTACCACTATTTTT encodes:
- a CDS encoding RsfA family transcriptional regulator, translated to MTATRQDAWSADDDLLLAEVTLRHIREGSTQLCAFEEVGEKLSRTAAACGFRWNSAVRKRYEDAIQIAKAHRQERKKAKRKLKSTAPLTLVEERSLADQASEITEEVIGTSRERELQEELSLDTVIRFLRGQKDTFKRVKQLEREAEESRAELEVLRAENESLREELSLMKSDYQIVNDDYKALIQIMDRARKMAFLGNEEEVDMKHRFKMDANGNLERVDFR